One window from the genome of Echinicola vietnamensis DSM 17526 encodes:
- the ricT gene encoding PSP1 domain-containing protein codes for MAGCSSCSTTTGGGGCQNNGSCGTSDCNKMNSFDWLSHMGIPNVDNFDIVEVKFKGGRKDYFRNVNHLQLTTGDPVVVDVPSGHHIGYVSLQGELVRLQMQKRKIKNDDNITKIYRVASPKDLEKWEEAKNREIPTLYRTKQIIDEIKLEMKLSDIEYQADNSKATFYYSADERVDFRELIKILASEFKIRVEMRQISLRQEAGRLGGIGVCGRELCCSTWIHDFKSVSTSAARYQNLSLNPTKLSGQCGRLKCCLNYELDTYMTALEDIPTIEKPLVTEAGHAKLQKTDIFRKLMWFSYNNENNWHSIDCDRVKEIIEMNKEGKKPFSLELNDVMDLEEEKSNSNIDLELLDKKFSKNNKKRKKRKPRQKQPSNRSAAGAKTNTPPPNKDQKDRQQHTRRKPSNRRKGGEQRKGQSPPKQQPSTDQNNPQASQGAKPKGNKRRNNRRKGGGRPSNNKGNQQNDQ; via the coding sequence ATGGCAGGATGTAGTAGCTGCTCTACCACCACCGGAGGTGGCGGATGCCAAAATAATGGCAGCTGTGGTACGAGCGATTGTAATAAAATGAATTCCTTCGATTGGTTGTCCCATATGGGCATTCCAAACGTGGACAATTTTGATATTGTAGAAGTTAAGTTTAAGGGTGGCAGAAAAGACTATTTCAGAAATGTAAACCACCTTCAACTCACCACGGGTGACCCGGTGGTGGTGGACGTCCCCAGTGGACATCATATCGGCTATGTTTCCCTCCAAGGTGAGCTGGTAAGGCTTCAAATGCAAAAACGAAAGATCAAAAATGATGATAACATCACCAAGATCTATCGCGTGGCCTCACCCAAGGACTTGGAGAAATGGGAAGAAGCCAAAAACAGGGAGATCCCTACACTTTACCGAACCAAGCAAATCATCGATGAGATAAAGCTGGAGATGAAATTGTCCGATATTGAATATCAGGCGGACAATTCCAAAGCCACTTTTTATTATTCTGCAGATGAGCGAGTGGACTTCAGGGAGCTGATTAAAATATTGGCGTCAGAATTTAAGATCCGTGTGGAAATGCGTCAAATCAGCCTCAGACAAGAGGCGGGAAGATTAGGCGGCATTGGGGTATGCGGTCGTGAATTGTGTTGTTCTACGTGGATTCATGATTTCAAGAGTGTCAGTACTTCGGCAGCAAGGTACCAAAACCTTTCTCTAAACCCCACCAAACTTTCTGGTCAGTGCGGGAGGTTGAAATGCTGCCTCAACTACGAGCTCGACACCTACATGACGGCGCTGGAGGACATTCCAACTATCGAAAAACCATTGGTAACGGAAGCGGGCCATGCCAAGCTCCAAAAGACGGACATCTTCCGGAAGCTGATGTGGTTCAGTTACAACAATGAAAACAACTGGCATTCGATTGACTGCGACAGGGTAAAGGAGATCATTGAAATGAACAAGGAAGGGAAAAAGCCATTCAGCCTTGAATTAAATGATGTCATGGATCTGGAAGAGGAAAAATCCAATTCCAATATTGACCTGGAGCTGTTGGATAAAAAGTTCAGCAAAAACAACAAAAAGCGGAAAAAGCGGAAACCAAGGCAAAAACAGCCCTCCAACAGATCGGCTGCAGGAGCCAAAACCAATACTCCTCCCCCAAACAAAGACCAAAAAGATCGGCAACAGCACACCCGACGCAAACCGTCCAACCGGAGAAAAGGGGGAGAGCAAAGAAAAGGGCAGTCACCGCCAAAGCAACAACCTTCAACGGATCAAAATAATCCGCAGGCCTCCCAAGGAGCTAAGCCAAAAGGAAATAAACGGAGAAACAATCGTAGAAAAGGTGGGGGCAGACCGTCCAATAATAAAGGCAATCAGCAGAATGATCAATAA
- a CDS encoding gliding motility lipoprotein GldH — MINKNIVIRICGILLFTSLVFSCNNDRIYEEYHGLKNLSWPIADTVSFDIETAYDHKVLSTLRIKYNQDYDYYNLYVRYLVRDSLNQIKSNELLNLNLFDPKTGKPLGSGYGNSFTQLDTLPLKKVTAGEKIKVQFIQYMRSNDLDGIETVGIKLKREMD; from the coding sequence ATGATCAATAAAAATATCGTCATAAGAATTTGTGGAATTTTGCTATTCACTTCTTTGGTATTTTCCTGTAACAACGACCGTATATATGAGGAGTACCACGGTTTGAAAAACCTCTCTTGGCCTATTGCTGACACCGTGTCGTTTGATATTGAGACTGCCTATGACCACAAGGTTTTATCCACTCTCCGGATTAAATACAATCAGGATTATGACTATTATAACCTGTACGTAAGGTACTTGGTTCGAGACAGCCTGAACCAGATCAAAAGCAATGAATTGCTAAACCTTAATCTATTTGATCCCAAAACAGGCAAACCTTTGGGAAGCGGATATGGGAATAGCTTTACCCAACTGGACACTTTGCCTTTAAAAAAAGTAACGGCAGGTGAAAAAATAAAAGTCCAGTTTATCCAATACATGCGTAGTAACGATTTGGACGGCATTGAAACCGTAGGAATCAAACTTAAGCGAGAAATGGATTAG